One Channa argus isolate prfri chromosome 15, Channa argus male v1.0, whole genome shotgun sequence DNA segment encodes these proteins:
- the vasnb gene encoding vasorin b, with product MERERVCTMTVFLMRLMPFLLILPDGIWSSDCPRDCSCSTPESILCFQRRSPTIPKGVPPSTKSIYLFANGIEGLTAKDFDGLENLEMLDLSQNKLTQLPDRVFVPLTSLRNLDLSSNQITHISKECFHGLALLERLYLYSNLIKTIHPAAFNGLEHLLELKLQGNQLTSLPALTMPQLLLLDLRFNIFPTLGPSDLQTPNLESLKLGGVGLTNLNKELIGSLKNLHELDISGNQIESFPSVLKEIQGLMHLSLANNPMGPLKVHDLQNFGELQELDISNLSLQGLPEEFSHLFPHLRKLTVAENPFNCLCNLAWFPRWLRAQSIILERTEETRCHFPPINAGKVLERLEQRDFGCPTTTTVTTSTVKTTTTQPVPVTTLKSTTKAIPDPRFSDNSNNNENEDTALPPVPASPSSSILDPFCPPHTCLNGGTCHLDQHGQVECDCPPGTSGMYCEVRKHHPPSPPDSETPTATVTADVPDISSHQVTSTSILLDLHRYIEMRPYIHGIRITYRNLSGPDRRPIQLSLPATFPEYRLRGLMPNSTYAVCASPLGAPNGKDSICTEARTAPESISGTNARSDPKLTTMLVPSIAILLLLVLIAIAVAVVSYLRRKRTKGHLDLDCEPSQLELDGVKAGLDNGALPQKQPQLMIPEPAVQNGNLEYEVLLLQDHCTSNNNTSSHKPSYF from the coding sequence atggagagagaaagagtctGCACCATGACAGTCTTTCTTATGAGACTGATGCCCTTTCTCCTCATCCTACCAGATGGCATCTGGTCCAGTGACTGTCCAAGGGATTGCTCCTGTTCCACTCCAGAATCAATCTTATGTTTCCAGAGACGCTCCCCTACCATTCCCAAGGGAGTGCCTCCATCCACTAAAAGCATATACCTTTTTGCAAACGGCATTGAGGGCTTGACAGCTAAAGACTTTGATGGCTTAGAGAACCTGGAAATGCTAGACCTCAGTCAGAACAAACTCACTCAACTTCCAGATAGGGTTTTTGTACCATTGACGTCTTTGAGAAACCTGGATTTGTCATCCAACCAGATCACCCACATTTCAAAAGAATGCTTCCACGGTTTGGCGCTGCTAGAGCGCCTTTATCTGTATAGTAATCTAATTAAGACCATCCACCCTGCAGCCTTTAATGGTTTGGAACACCTATTGGAACTCAAACTGCAAGGCAACCAGTTGACATCCCTACCTGCGCTCACAATGCCTCAATTGCTGCTGTTGGATCTTCGTTTTAACATCTTCCCCACTTTAGGTCCTTCTGACCTCCAGACCCCAAACCTGGAGTCGCTCAAACTGGGAGGAGTAGGACTCACCAACCTGAATAAGGAGCTCATAGGTAGTCTCAAAAACCTTCATGAACTGGATATTTCAGGAAATCAAATTGAGTCCTTCCCCTCTGTGCTAAAAGAGATTCAGGGGTTGATGCACCTCAGTCTGGCTAACAATCCAATGGGTCCTCTTAAAGTTCATGACCTACAGAACTTTGGGGAGCTGCAGGAGTTAGACATCAGTAACCTCAGTCTTCAGGGACTTCCTGAGGAGTTCTCCCATCTCTTTCCTCACCTCAGAAAGCTTACAGTGGCAGAGAACCCCTTTAATTGTCTCTGCAATCTAGCATGGTTTCCAAGATGGCTGAGAGCCCAGAGCATAATCCTGGAAAGGACAGAGGAGACCCGCTGCCATTTCCCACCTATCAATGCTGGAAAGGTCTTGGAGAGACTGGAACAAAGGGATTTTGGCTGTCCTACCACAACTACAGTCACCACTAGTACTGTGAAAACTACTACTACCCAGCCTGTTCCTGTCACTACCTTAAAAAGTACTACTAAAGCTATTCCAGATCCCAGGTTCAGTGACAACTccaacaacaatgaaaatgaagacACTGCCCTGCCCCCTGTCCCTGCATCACCAAGTAGCAGCATCTTGGATCCATTCTGTCCCCCTCATACTTGTTTGAATGGGGGTACTTGTCATTTGGACCAGCATGGTCAGGTAGAATGTGACTGTCCACCTGGTACTTCTGGCATGTATTGTGAAGTCCGAAAACATCACCCTCCCTCACCACCTGACTCTGAAACCCCTACGGCAACAGTCACTGCAGATGTACCAGACATTAGCTCACATCAGGTAACTTCAACCTCAATCTTGCTGGACCTCCACCGCTACATTGAAATGCGGCCTTACATTCATGGAATTCGCATAACCTACCGCAATCTCTCTGGGCCAGACCGCAGGCCAATTCAACTCAGTCTGCCAGCAACCTTCCCAGAGTATAGACTAAGAGGCCTCATGCCCAACTCCACCTACGCCGTGTGTGCTAGTCCACTAGGTGCCCCTAATGGCAAAGACAGCATCTGCACTGAGGCCCGTACAGCCCCTGAAAGCATCAGTGGAACTAATGCAAGATCTGACCCAAAACTAACCACTATGCTGGTACCTTCAATTGCCATCCTACTACTACTGGTACTGATAGCAATTGCAGTGGCAGTAGTAAGCTATCTTCGTAGGAAGAGGACCAAGGGTCACTTGGACTTGGACTGTGAGCCCTCCCAGCTAGAGCTGGATGGAGTTAAGGCTGGCTTGGACAATGGGGCACTGCCTCAAAAACAGCCCCAACTTATGATCCCTGAACCGGCTGTTCAGAATGGAAACCTGGAGTATGAGGTGTTGCTACTACAGGATCACTGTACATCAAATAACAATACATCTTCACACAAACCTTCCTACTTTTGA